Proteins encoded by one window of Flavobacterium sp. N502540:
- a CDS encoding phosphoadenylyl-sulfate reductase: MSATIIQSLLDKTKDFSLDETLAFLANEYPGKVIFSTSFGQEDQVITDFIAKSNQDIAIFTLDTGRLFQETYDVFHKTLKKYKKPIEVYFPEAAAIESLLQSKGPNSFYDSVENRKECCFIRKVVPLRKALAGNSVWITGLRAEQSENRNDLQLFEYDGGFEIIKFNPLLKWTLEEVETYLSENNVPQNALHKQGFVSIGCAPCTRAIFPGEDIRAGRWWWESSHKECGLHSAKKE, from the coding sequence ATGAGTGCGACTATTATACAATCATTATTAGATAAAACGAAAGACTTTTCACTTGACGAAACATTGGCTTTCTTAGCAAATGAATACCCAGGAAAAGTAATCTTCTCAACATCTTTTGGACAGGAAGATCAGGTTATAACTGATTTTATTGCAAAAAGCAATCAGGATATAGCCATTTTTACACTTGATACCGGAAGGTTATTTCAGGAAACGTATGATGTTTTTCATAAAACATTAAAAAAATACAAAAAGCCAATTGAGGTTTATTTCCCGGAAGCGGCAGCCATAGAGAGTTTACTTCAGTCAAAAGGGCCGAATAGTTTTTATGATTCGGTTGAGAACAGAAAAGAATGCTGTTTTATTCGAAAAGTAGTTCCGTTACGAAAAGCTTTAGCAGGAAATTCGGTCTGGATTACAGGTTTAAGGGCAGAACAATCCGAGAATAGAAACGATTTACAATTGTTTGAATACGACGGAGGTTTTGAAATTATAAAGTTCAATCCCTTGTTGAAGTGGACATTAGAAGAGGTTGAAACTTATTTGTCCGAAAACAATGTTCCTCAAAATGCTTTGCACAAACAAGGTTTTGTAAGCATCGGATGCGCACCCTGTACGAGAGCAATTTTTCCGGGTGAAGATATCAGAGCCGGAAGATGGTGGTGGGAATCCAGTCATAAAGAATGTGGATTGCATAGTGCTAAGAAAGAGTAG
- a CDS encoding alpha/beta hydrolase, producing MIKPRLLILSDLFGGKDPEWIKIYSELLRSEFEIQYYDVLELADINSDNLIESDIHNQFLNGGIDRAVQKILQLETEKIVVLGFSIGGTIGWKASLRGLNTTHLFAVSSTRLRYEAEVPNCGIKLYFGEEDPNKPDSQWFFELNVVHKMIKKENHQLYRTENNASLVCNDILKILLR from the coding sequence ATGATAAAACCAAGATTACTTATTTTATCAGATTTATTTGGAGGTAAAGATCCGGAGTGGATAAAAATCTATTCAGAATTATTAAGGTCTGAATTTGAGATTCAGTATTATGATGTTCTGGAATTGGCTGATATTAATTCTGATAACCTTATTGAAAGCGATATTCATAATCAATTTTTAAACGGCGGTATTGATCGTGCAGTTCAAAAAATACTTCAATTAGAAACAGAAAAAATAGTTGTTTTAGGATTTAGCATTGGAGGAACTATTGGTTGGAAAGCTTCTTTGCGAGGATTAAATACTACTCATCTGTTTGCTGTTTCGTCAACAAGATTAAGATACGAAGCTGAAGTTCCAAATTGTGGTATAAAATTATACTTTGGAGAAGAAGATCCAAACAAACCGGACTCACAATGGTTTTTTGAATTGAATGTGGTCCATAAAATGATTAAAAAAGAGAATCATCAGCTATACAGAACGGAAAATAATGCGTCCTTGGTTTGCAATGATATTTTGAAAATTTTATTAAGATGA
- a CDS encoding sulfite exporter TauE/SafE family protein produces MDFQIGLIIAGLAVGFIVGLTGVGGGSLMTPILLWFGIPPTTAVGTDLLYAAFTKAGGVFVHNKKGNINWKITGWLTLGSVPAALVTLWILNSIKTDIETINHVIKYSLGWALLFTSVAIIFKKRLLEFSQKHAGDKFHSESTTQNTLTIAIGVLLGATVTLTSIGAGALGTVTLFFLYPLLPTPRLVGTEIAHAVPLTLVAGIGHASMGNLDLALLGQLLMGSLPGIYMGSMLSGKVPDQFLRNAIAVMLFMAGYKLIF; encoded by the coding sequence ATGGATTTCCAAATAGGTCTTATAATTGCAGGTTTAGCAGTAGGTTTTATAGTGGGGTTAACAGGTGTTGGAGGCGGTTCTTTGATGACTCCAATTTTATTATGGTTTGGTATCCCCCCAACAACAGCAGTTGGTACCGATTTACTTTATGCTGCTTTTACTAAAGCCGGAGGGGTGTTCGTTCACAACAAAAAAGGCAACATCAACTGGAAAATCACAGGCTGGCTGACTTTAGGGAGTGTTCCTGCCGCTTTGGTCACCTTATGGATTCTGAACAGTATCAAAACCGACATTGAAACTATAAATCATGTTATCAAATACAGCTTAGGCTGGGCATTGTTATTTACTTCGGTTGCTATTATCTTTAAAAAAAGACTTTTAGAATTCTCTCAAAAACATGCCGGAGATAAATTTCACAGCGAAAGTACCACTCAAAACACACTAACTATCGCCATAGGTGTTCTATTAGGTGCTACTGTAACTCTAACTTCAATTGGTGCGGGAGCTTTAGGAACTGTCACTTTATTTTTTCTTTATCCGCTACTGCCGACCCCTCGTTTAGTAGGAACTGAAATTGCACATGCCGTTCCTTTGACATTAGTTGCGGGAATCGGACACGCCTCAATGGGAAATTTAGATCTTGCTTTATTAGGGCAATTATTGATGGGCTCGCTTCCGGGAATTTATATGGGAAGTATGCTGAGCGGAAAAGTTCCAGATCAATTCCTTAGAAATGCGATTGCCGTAATGCTTTTTATGGCAGGATATAAATTGATTTTCTAA
- a CDS encoding RrF2 family transcriptional regulator, translating into MLSKKTKYGIKALTYLARRENNEPVQIAEIAKSEHISIKFLESILLLLRNSGFLGAKKGKGGGYYLIKDPKDISMAKVYRILEGPIALLPCASHNFYERCDDCDDESTCAARRLMTEVRDNTLKILESNSLADIAF; encoded by the coding sequence GTGCTTTCAAAGAAAACTAAATACGGAATCAAAGCTTTAACTTACCTGGCCAGACGTGAAAACAATGAGCCGGTACAAATTGCTGAAATTGCGAAAAGTGAACATATTTCGATTAAATTTTTGGAAAGTATTTTGCTGTTGCTTAGAAACTCAGGATTTCTGGGGGCTAAAAAAGGAAAAGGCGGAGGTTATTATCTGATAAAAGACCCAAAAGACATTAGTATGGCCAAAGTCTATCGCATTCTCGAAGGGCCTATTGCATTGCTTCCCTGTGCAAGTCATAATTTTTACGAAAGATGTGATGATTGTGATGATGAATCTACCTGTGCTGCAAGACGTTTAATGACCGAAGTGAGAGATAATACACTTAAAATTCTGGAGAGTAACTCGTTAGCAGATATTGCATTTTAA